In one window of Gossypium hirsutum isolate 1008001.06 chromosome A01, Gossypium_hirsutum_v2.1, whole genome shotgun sequence DNA:
- the LOC107916858 gene encoding F-box protein SKIP23: MAPCRSWSELPKELISYIAKCLDTRTDVLRFRAVCCSWRASVPLPPKSSKLPVHFSLPVNDPRKPIVSAVISQTVVYRIAQPGFHAHPNRKSCFIRVEETEQENKFRLVNPFSERLIKHMPANFPKEINHLNFRVEEMTKGFSIRLLKDDGSSDLHDNNFWTRKFKLASDFDSSYKAISISSGQLRRARLDTYTTDIHWCSLDTEVHYRDITNFDGKFFMVNIYGVILGMDESFYTLDEVHTSLEQKDWECERYFVESCGHLYLVVRDFLICPTLVQYNYTLDAFMTEAKDANVPVKFKVYKRIPSGDQRSRFCWVEVNDLGDHAFFVSTDCSFSFSTRDYTGCGGNCIIYVDEIDNVERLRKFESIEADNDKEGLKQLKNGKVRLYNLADQSSAPLALFPHYLDMFWPPPTWLKWDQGSSNA; this comes from the coding sequence ATGGCTCCTTGTCGATCTTGGTCTGAGCTTCCAAAAGAGCTCATCTCTTACATTGCTAAGTGCCTCGACACTCGCACTGATGTTCTTCGTTTCCGAGCTGTGTGCTGCTCCTGGAGAGCTTCAGTTCCTTTGCCACCAAAATCTTCTAAACTGCCAGTGCATTTCAGCTTGCCTGTTAATGATCCTAGGAAGCCTATTGTTTCTGCCGTCATTTCACAAACGGTGGTCTACCGCATTGCTCAACCAGGCTTTCATGCTCATCCCAACCGCAAAAGCTGTTTCATCAGGGTGGAAGAAACGGAGCAAGAGAACAAGTTCCGCCTGGTGAACCCGTTTTCTGAGCGTCTGATCAAGCACATGCCTGCCAACTTTCCCAAGGAGATAAACCATCTCAACTTCAGGGTGGAAGAAATGACCAAGGGTTTCAGTATTCGACTGCTAAAGGATGATGGTAGTTCTGATCTCCATGACAACAATTTCTGGACTCGCAAGTTCAAGCTTGCTTCGGATTTTGATTCGAGCTACAAGGCTATTTCTATCTCATCAGGGCAATTAAGACGTGCGAGGCTTGATACTTACACGACTGACATCCACTGGTGTTCGCTTGATACTGAAGTTCATTACCGTGACATCACCAACTTCGATGGAAAATTCTTCATGGTTAATATTTATGGcgttattttggggatggatgAGAGCTTTTACACCCTGGACGAGGTTCACACATCTCTGGAACAAAAGGACTGGGAATGCGAAAGGTATTTCGTGGAATCATGTGGCCATCTTTACTTGGTTGTCAGAGACTTCCTCATTTGCCCTACTCTAGTTCAATATAATTATACACTTGATGCTTTCATGACCGAAGCCAAAGATGCTAATGTGCCGGTTAAATTCAAAGTTTACAAACGGATCCCTAGTGGTGACCAGCGGAGTAGGTTTTGTTGGGTGGAGGTGAATGATTTGGGTGATCATGCATTCTTCGTCAGCACTGATTGTTCCTTTTCCTTTTCAACTCGAGATTACACAGGGTGTGGTGGGAACTGCATCATCTATGTTGATGAAATAGACAATGTGGAGCGTCTTAGGAAATTTGAATCTATCGAAGCAGACAACGACAAAGAGGGTCTTAAGCAATTGAAGAATGGAAAGGTCAGATTGTACAATTTAGCGGATCAATCCAGTGCACCTCTTGCATTATTCCCACACTACCTGGATATGTTCTGGCCTCCTCCAACATGGCTGAAGTGGGATCAGGGCTCTTCTAATGCCTGA
- the LOC107917829 gene encoding scarecrow-like transcription factor PAT1 yields the protein MQTSQKHKITGKCIDWPVQELESYCCPPNQSLEPCQSGSDDGSNSVQHSIPNLERYCTLDSSSSVQNSSSTASFSPDGSPVSQQNYTYPLDLHHSPENTCASPISGSCVIDNENDLGLMIRQLETAMLGIDSGDLDLHAIAASGRATEVSVEAERWKYMKEMIARGDLKELLFACAKAIESNDMYMADCLIAQLRQMVSVSGEPMQRLGAYMLEGLVARLASSGSSIYKALRCKEPASPELLSYMHILYEICPYFKFGYMSANGAIAEAMKEESRVHIIDFQIAQGSQWLTLINALAGRPGGPPSIRITGIDDPTSAFARGGGLEIVGQRLRKLAESCKVPFEFHAAAISGTEVQLENLGIQPGEAIAVNFAMMLHHMPDESVDTQNHRDRLLRLAKSLSPKVVTLVEQEANTNTSPFIPRFLETMGYFSSIFESIDVSMPREHKERINVEQHCLAREIVNIIACEGKERVERYELFGKWRSRFIMAGFTPSPLSPFVNATIKTLLQSYCDKYTLEERDGVLYLGWMDRAIIASCAWRC from the coding sequence ATGCAAACGTCTCAGAAACATAAAATTACAGGCAAGTGCATTGACTGGCCCGTGCAAGAGCTGGAGTCCTATTGTTGTCCTCCAAACCAGAGCTTAGAGCCATGCCAGTCAGGTTCTGATGATGGCAGCAATAGTGTGCAACATTCAATTCCTAACCTGGAGCGATACTGCACCCTTGATTCATCGTCCAGTGTGCAGAACTCTTCTTCGACAGCCAGTTTTTCACCCGATGGCAGTCCTGTTTCGCAGCAAAACTACACTTACCCATTGGACCTTCATCATTCCCCGGAAAATACATGTGCTTCACCAATAAGTGGTTCTTGTGTAATAGACAATGAAAATGACTTGGGGCTCATGATAAGACAACTGGAAACTGCTATGCTAGGTATCGATTCAGGTGATCTTGACCTTCATGCAATAGCAGCTTCTGGCAGAGCCACTGAAGTTTCCGTAGAAGCGGAGAGGTGGAAATACATGAAAGAGATGATCGCCAGAGGGGACCTGAAAGAACTGCTTTTTGCTTGTGCCAAAGCTATAGaaagtaatgatatgtatatggcTGACTGTTTGATTGCGCAATTACGTCAAATGGTGTCAGTTTCAGGTGAACCAATGCAACGACTAGGAGCCTACATGTTGGAAGGGCTTGTTGCGCGGTTGGCTTCTTCAGGAAGTTCTATTTACAAAGCCCTAAGATGCAAAGAGCCTGCCAGTCCTGAACTGCTTTCATACATGCACATCCTCTATGAAATCTGCCCGTATTTCAAGTTTGGCTATATGTCAGCAAACGGGGCAATTGCTGAAGCCATGAAAGAAGAAAGTAGAGTCCATATAATTGATTTTCAGATTGCCCAAGGAAGCCAATGGTTGACCCTAATCAATGCTCTTGCTGGTCGGCCCGGAGGACCTCCAAGCATCCGTATAACAGGCATTGATGACCCTACATCAGCTTTTGCCAGAGGAGGAGGACTTGAAATAGTGGGGCAGAGACTACGCAAACTTGCTGAGTCATGTAAGGTACCCTTTGAGTTCCATGCTGCCGCTATTTCTGGTACAGAGGTTCAACTTGAAAACCTTGGTATTCAACCTGGTGAAGCCATTGCTGTAAACTTTGCCATGATGCTGCATCACATGCCAGATGAAAGTGTGGACACTCAGAACCATCGGGACAGACTATTGAGGTTGGCCAAGAGTTTGTCCCCAAAGGTGGTGACGCTCGTTGAGCAAGAAGCAAATACAAATACCTCCCCCTTCATTCCCCGTTTCCTAGAGACAATGGGTTATTTTTCGTCTATCTTTGAATCGATTGATGTTAGCATGCCAAGAGAACACAAGGAGCGAATCAACGTTGAACAACACTGTCTGGCCCGGGAGATTGTCAACATTATAGCATGTGAAGGGAAAGAGAGAGTGGAACGTTATGAACTTTTTGGGAAATGGAGATCAAGGTTTATTATGGCTGGCTTTACACCCTCTCCATTAAGTCCATTTGTAAATGCTACCATCAAAACTCTGCTGCAAAGCTATTGCGATAAGTATACTCTTGAAGAGAGAGATGGCGTTCTTTATCTCGGCTGGATGGATCGAGCTATAATTGCTTCTTGTGCATGGAGATGTTAA